The Odocoileus virginianus isolate 20LAN1187 ecotype Illinois chromosome 3, Ovbor_1.2, whole genome shotgun sequence genome includes a window with the following:
- the F12 gene encoding coagulation factor XII isoform X2, which translates to MPDGPHCICADHLTGKHCQKEKCFEPQFFQFFHENEIWHRLEPAGVVKCQCKGPNAQCKPLASQVCRTNPCLNGGSCLQAEGHRLCRCPPSFAGRLCDVDLKASCYDDRGLSYRGMARTTVSGAPCQSWASEATYWNVTAEQVLNWGLGDHAFCRNPDNDTRPWCFIWKGDRLSWNYCRLAPCQAAARHEVFPLPSPSASEKPESTTQTPLPSLTSGWCSPPEQPTPLAGAAPEGCGQRLRKGLSSLNRVVGGLVALPGAHPYIAALYWGQHFCAGSLIAPCWVLTAAHCLQNRPAPEELTVVLGQDRHNQSCEQCQTLAVRDYRLHEAFSPITYQHDLALVRLQENVDGCCAHPSPFVQPVCLPSSAGRPAESEAAVCEVAGWGHQFEGGEYSSFLQEAQVPLIDPERCSAPDVHGAAFTRGMLCAGFLEGGTDACQGDSGGPLVCEDETPERQLILRGIVSWGSGCGNRFKPGVYTDVANYIAWIREHTAS; encoded by the exons ATGCCCGATGGCCCTCACTGCATCTGTGCAGATCACCTCACTGGGAAGCACTGCCAGAAAG AGAAATGCTTTGAGCCCCAGTTTTTCCAGTTCTTCCACGAGAATGAAATATGGCACAGGCTTGAGCCAGCCGGTGTGGTCAAGTGCCAATGCAAGGGTCCAAATGCCCAATGCAAGCCACTGGCCAGCCAGG TCTGCCGCACCAACCCGTGTCTCAACGGGGGCAGCTGCCTACAGGCGGAGGGCCACCGCCTGTGCCGTTGCCCCCCTAGCTTCGCGGGACGTTTGTGCGATGTAG accTCAAGGCGAGTTGCTACGACGACCGCGGACTCAGCTACCGAGGCATGGCCAGGACCACGGTGTCCGGAGCACCCTGTCAGTCGTGGGCCTCCGAGGCCACCTACTGGAATGTGACCGCAGAGCAAGTGCTGAACTGGGGACTGGGCGACCACGCCTTCTGCCG GAACCCCGACAACGACACCCGCCCGTGGTGCTTCATTTGGAAAGGCGACCGACTGAGCTGGAATTACTGCCGCCTGGCACCTTGCCAGGCCGCAGCTAGGCACGAGGTCTTCCCCTTGCCCTCGCCGTCGGCTTCGGAGAAACCTGAGTCCACGACCCAGACCCCGCTTCCATCCCTGACTTCAG GCTGGTGCTCGCCGCCCGAACAGCCGACTCCTCTGGCCGGCGCAGCCCCCGAGGGCTGTGGACAGCGGCTCCGCAAAGGGCTGTCCTCGCTGAACCGCGTCGTCGGAGGACTGGTGGCGCTCCCCGGGGCACACCCCTACATCGCCGCGCTGTACTGGGGCCAACATTTCTGCGCCGGCAGCCTCATTGCTCCCTGTTGGGTGCTGACTGCGGCTCACTGCCTGCAGAACCG ACCCGCGCCGGAGGAGCTGACCGTGGTGCTCGGCCAGGACCGCCACAACCAGAGCTGTGAGCAGTGCCAGACGCTGGCAGTGCGGGACTACCGCCTGCATGAGGCCTTCTCCCCCATCACCTACCAGCACGACCTGG CTCTGGTGCGCCTGCAGGAGAACGTGGACGGCTGTTGCGCGCACCCGTCGCCTTTCGTTCAGCCAGTATGCCTGCCGAGTAGCGCCGGCCGCCCCGCCGAATCCGAAGCCGCAGTCTGCGAGGTGGCCGGCTGGGGTCACCAGTTCGAGG GTGGGGAATATTCCAGCTTcctgcaggaggctcaggtgcCGCTCATCGACCCGGAGCGCTGCTCCGCCCCCGACGTGCACGGGGCCGCCTTCACCCGCGGCATGCTCTGCGCTGGCTTCCTCGAGGGCGGCACCGACGCGTGCCAG GGTGACTCCGGAGGCCCTCTGGTGTGTGAGGATGAGACCCCTGAGCGCCAGCTCATCCTGCGAGGCATAGTCAGCTGGGGCTCAGGTTGCGGCAACCGCTTCAAGCCGGGTGTTTACACCGACGTGGCCAACTACATAGCCTGGATTCGGGAGCACACGGCTTCCTGA
- the PFN3 gene encoding profilin-3, with product MGDWKGYISAVLRDQRIDDVAIVGHSDNRCVWASRPGGLLAAISPQEVGVLTGPDRSTFLQAGLCVAGRRCCVIRDHLLAEGDGVLDARTKGLDGRAICVGHTPRALLVLMGRRGVHGGILNKTMHELIHGLRSRGT from the coding sequence ATGGGCGACTGGAAAGGTTACATCAGTGCAGTGCTTCGGGACCAGCGCATCGACGACGTAGCCATCGTGGGCCACTCGGACAATCGCTGCGTGTGGGCCTCGAGGCCTGGGGGCCTGCTGGCAGCCATCTCACCGCAGGAGGTGGGTGTGCTCACTGGGCCAGACCGGAGCACCTTCCTCCAGGCGGGGCTGTGCGTGGCGGGCCGCCGTTGCTGCGTCATCCGAGACCACCTGCTGGCCGAGGGCGACGGAGTGCTGGACGCGCGCACCAAGGGTCTGGACGGGCGCGCCATCTGCGTGGGCCACACGCCTCGGGCGCTGCTCGTGCTCATGGGCCGGCGGGGCGTGCACGGGGGCATTCTCAACAAGACGATGCACGAGCTGATCCATGGGCTGCGCTCGCGGGGCACCTAG
- the F12 gene encoding coagulation factor XII isoform X1 — protein sequence MRALLLLGALLVSLESTVSTPPWKGPKKQKLTESEHTVVLTVTGEPCHFPFQYHRQLYHKCIHRGRPGPRPWCATTPNFEKDQRWAYCLEPKKVKDHCSKHNPCQKGGTCVNMPDGPHCICADHLTGKHCQKEKCFEPQFFQFFHENEIWHRLEPAGVVKCQCKGPNAQCKPLASQVCRTNPCLNGGSCLQAEGHRLCRCPPSFAGRLCDVDLKASCYDDRGLSYRGMARTTVSGAPCQSWASEATYWNVTAEQVLNWGLGDHAFCRNPDNDTRPWCFIWKGDRLSWNYCRLAPCQAAARHEVFPLPSPSASEKPESTTQTPLPSLTSGWCSPPEQPTPLAGAAPEGCGQRLRKGLSSLNRVVGGLVALPGAHPYIAALYWGQHFCAGSLIAPCWVLTAAHCLQNRPAPEELTVVLGQDRHNQSCEQCQTLAVRDYRLHEAFSPITYQHDLALVRLQENVDGCCAHPSPFVQPVCLPSSAGRPAESEAAVCEVAGWGHQFEGGEYSSFLQEAQVPLIDPERCSAPDVHGAAFTRGMLCAGFLEGGTDACQGDSGGPLVCEDETPERQLILRGIVSWGSGCGNRFKPGVYTDVANYIAWIREHTAS from the exons ATGAGGGCTCTGCTGCTCCTGGGGGCCCTGCTGGTGAGCCTGGAGTCAACGGTTTCG ACTCCACCTTGGAAAGGCCCCAAGAAGCAGAAACTCACAGAGAGTGAGCACACAGTGG TTCTCACTGTCACCGGGGAACCCTGCCACTTCCCCTTCCAGTACCACCGGCAGCTGTATCATAAATGCATCCACAGAGGCCGGCCAGGCCCCCGACCTTG GTGTGCTACCACCCCCAACTTTGAGAAGGACCAACGATGGGCATACTGCCTGGAACCCAAGAAAGTGAAAG ACCACTGCAGCAAACACAATCCCTGCCAGAAGGGAGGGACCTGTGTGAACATGCCCGATGGCCCTCACTGCATCTGTGCAGATCACCTCACTGGGAAGCACTGCCAGAAAG AGAAATGCTTTGAGCCCCAGTTTTTCCAGTTCTTCCACGAGAATGAAATATGGCACAGGCTTGAGCCAGCCGGTGTGGTCAAGTGCCAATGCAAGGGTCCAAATGCCCAATGCAAGCCACTGGCCAGCCAGG TCTGCCGCACCAACCCGTGTCTCAACGGGGGCAGCTGCCTACAGGCGGAGGGCCACCGCCTGTGCCGTTGCCCCCCTAGCTTCGCGGGACGTTTGTGCGATGTAG accTCAAGGCGAGTTGCTACGACGACCGCGGACTCAGCTACCGAGGCATGGCCAGGACCACGGTGTCCGGAGCACCCTGTCAGTCGTGGGCCTCCGAGGCCACCTACTGGAATGTGACCGCAGAGCAAGTGCTGAACTGGGGACTGGGCGACCACGCCTTCTGCCG GAACCCCGACAACGACACCCGCCCGTGGTGCTTCATTTGGAAAGGCGACCGACTGAGCTGGAATTACTGCCGCCTGGCACCTTGCCAGGCCGCAGCTAGGCACGAGGTCTTCCCCTTGCCCTCGCCGTCGGCTTCGGAGAAACCTGAGTCCACGACCCAGACCCCGCTTCCATCCCTGACTTCAG GCTGGTGCTCGCCGCCCGAACAGCCGACTCCTCTGGCCGGCGCAGCCCCCGAGGGCTGTGGACAGCGGCTCCGCAAAGGGCTGTCCTCGCTGAACCGCGTCGTCGGAGGACTGGTGGCGCTCCCCGGGGCACACCCCTACATCGCCGCGCTGTACTGGGGCCAACATTTCTGCGCCGGCAGCCTCATTGCTCCCTGTTGGGTGCTGACTGCGGCTCACTGCCTGCAGAACCG ACCCGCGCCGGAGGAGCTGACCGTGGTGCTCGGCCAGGACCGCCACAACCAGAGCTGTGAGCAGTGCCAGACGCTGGCAGTGCGGGACTACCGCCTGCATGAGGCCTTCTCCCCCATCACCTACCAGCACGACCTGG CTCTGGTGCGCCTGCAGGAGAACGTGGACGGCTGTTGCGCGCACCCGTCGCCTTTCGTTCAGCCAGTATGCCTGCCGAGTAGCGCCGGCCGCCCCGCCGAATCCGAAGCCGCAGTCTGCGAGGTGGCCGGCTGGGGTCACCAGTTCGAGG GTGGGGAATATTCCAGCTTcctgcaggaggctcaggtgcCGCTCATCGACCCGGAGCGCTGCTCCGCCCCCGACGTGCACGGGGCCGCCTTCACCCGCGGCATGCTCTGCGCTGGCTTCCTCGAGGGCGGCACCGACGCGTGCCAG GGTGACTCCGGAGGCCCTCTGGTGTGTGAGGATGAGACCCCTGAGCGCCAGCTCATCCTGCGAGGCATAGTCAGCTGGGGCTCAGGTTGCGGCAACCGCTTCAAGCCGGGTGTTTACACCGACGTGGCCAACTACATAGCCTGGATTCGGGAGCACACGGCTTCCTGA
- the SLC34A1 gene encoding sodium-dependent phosphate transport protein 2A: protein MMSYGEKLGGQAVSPLPVRGGHMMHGAAFAYVPSPQVLHRIPGTSAYGFPSVGPVALPERGCPYGEVVERHDPLPAKLAQEDERKPEPGLAQKLHRAGVTLLKVPLMLSFLYLFVCSLDVLSSAFQLAGGKVAGDIFKDNAILSNPVAGLVVGILVTVLVQSSSTSTSIVVSMVSSGLLEVSSAIPIIMGSNIGTSVTNTIVALMQAGDRTDFRRAFAGATIHDCFNWLSVLVLLPLEAATGYLHHITRLVVASFNIRGGRDAPDLLKIITEPFTKLIIQLDKSVITSLASGDESLRNHSLIRVWCHPDPTEVPTPMPRAEANTSRMVRNATLEKCNHIFVDTGLPDLAVGLILLAGSLALLCTCLILLVKMLNSLLKGQVAKVIQKVINTDFPSPFTWATGYFAMVVGASMTFVVQSSSVFTSAITPLIGLGVISIERAYPLTLGSNIGTTTTAILAALASPREKLSSAFQIALCHFFFNISGILLWYPVPCTRLPIRMAKALGKRTAKYRWFAVLYLLLCFLLLPSMVFGLSMAGWRAMVGVGAPFGALLAFVVLVSALQSRSPGCLPKWLQTWDFLPPWMHSLKPLDRLITRATLCCARPEPRSPPLPARVFLEELPPATPSPRLAMPHHHNATRL, encoded by the exons ATGATGTCCTACGGAGAGAAGCTGGGGGGCCAGGCTGTCTCCCCACTCCCAGTTCGTGGGGGGCACATGATGCATGGAGCGGCCTTTGCCTATGTGCCTAGCCCACAGG TCTTACACAGGATTCCAGGGACCTCAGCCTACGGCTTCCCCAGCGTGGGCCCCGTGGCCCTCCCAGAGCGTGGCTGCCCCTACGGGGAGGTTGTGGAGCGCCACGACCCACTGCCTGCCAAGCTGGCCCAGGAGGATGAGCGGAAGCCAG AACCTGGACTGGCCCAGAAACTGCACCGGGCTGGCGTGACACTCCTCAAGGTTCCGCTGATGCTTTCCTTCCTCTATCTCTTCGTCTGCTCCCTGGATGTGCTCAGCTCGGCTTTCCAGCTGGCTGGAG GGAAGGTGGCGGGCGACATCTTCAAGGACAACGCCATCCTGTCCAACCCGGTGGCGGGCCTGGTGGTGGGGATCCTGGTGACTGTGCTGGTACAGAGCTCCAGCACCTCCACGTCCATTGTGGTCAGCATGGTTTCCTCTGGCT TGCTGGAGGTGAGCTCTGCCATCCCCATCATCATGGGCTCCAACATCGGCACCTCTGTCACCAACACCATCGTGGCTCTGATGCAGGCGGGGGACAGAACTGACTTCCGGCG GGCTTTCGCGGGGGCCACCATACACGACTGCTTTAACTGGTTGTCAGTTCTGGTGCTGCTGCCCCTGGAGGCTGCCACAGGGTACCTGCACCACATCACTCGACTTGTGGTGGCCTCCTTCAACATTCGCGGCGGCCGCGATGCCCCTGACCTGCTCAAGATCATCACAGAGCCCTTCACTAAGCTCATCATCCAG CTGGACAAGTCTGTGATTACCAGCCTTGCCTCCGGGGATGAGTCCCTGAGAAATCACAGCCTCATCCGTGTCTGGTGTCACCCAGATCCCACAGAG GTTCCCACTCCTATGCCCAGGGCAGAGGCCAACACCAGCCGGATGGTCAGAAATGCCACCCTGGAGAAGT gcAACCACATCTTTGTGGACACGGGGCTGCCTGACCTGGCTGTGGGGCTCATCCTGCTGGCTGGCTCCCTGGCCCTCCTGTGCACCTGTCTCATCCTCCTTGTCAAGATGCTCAACTCTCTGCTCAAGGGCCAGGTGGCCAAGGTCATTCAGAAGGTCATCAACACTG ACTTTCCCAGCCCCTTCACCTGGGCCACAGGCTACTTTGCCATGGTGGTAGGGGCCAGCATGACTTTTGTCGTCCAGAGCAGCTCTGTGTTCACCTCAGCCATCACCCCACTCATCG GCCTCGGTGTGATCAGCATTGAGCGCGCCTACCCGCTCACCCTGGGCTCCAACATCGGTACCACCACCACGGCCATACTGGCTGCCCTGGCCAGCCCCCGGGAGAAGCTGTCCAGCGCTTTCCAG ATTGCCCTCTGCCACTTCTTCTTCAACATCTCTGGCATCCTGCTGTGGTACCCCGTGCCCTGCACGCGCCTGCCTATCCGCATGGCCAAGGCTTTGGGCAAACGCACGGCCAAGTATCGCTGGTTCGCCGTCCTCTACCTCCTCCTGTGCTTCCTGCTGCTGCCCTCGATGGTGTTTGGGCTCTCCATGGCAGGCTGGCGGGCAATGGTAGGTGTGGGCGCACCCTTCGGGGCCCTGCTGGCCTTCGTGGTGCTTGTCAGCGCGCTGCAGAGTCGCAGCCCGGGGTGCCTGCCCAAGTGGCTGCAGACGTGGGACTTCCTGCCCCCATGGATGCACTCCCTGAAGCCCCTGGACCGCCTCATCACCCGCGCCACCTTGTGCTGCGCCAGGCCCGAGCCCCGCTCACCCCCACTGCCCGCCAGGGTCTTCCTGGAGGAACTTCCCCCTGCCACACCCTCCCCCCGCCTTGCCATGCCCCATCACCACAACGCCACCCGTCTCTAG